A segment of the Bordetella flabilis genome:
GGTGAAGGCGCGCGTGACCCGCGCCACCTGGTCGACCGAAACGCCTTTTTTCATGAGGTTCAACAGGCGGTCCGAAGCGACTTCCAACCCGCCCGATACGGCGATACAGCCGCTATCGGCCAGCAACTCGCATAGTTCGGGAGTGAAGGTTTTCTCGAAACGGATATTGCCCCACCAGGAAATACCGGCGTTGCGCTCGATGAGTTCGGCCGCCAGCGCCTTCAGGGACTTGGGCGGCGCCGCTTCGTCCACGAAATGAAAACCGGTCTGCCCGGTCTCGCGCACGATCGCATCGATGCGATCGGCCAGCACCTTGGCCGACGCGCCCTCGTATCGGCCGATATAGTCCAGGCTGACATCGCAGAAACTGCATTTTTTCCAATAGCAGCCGTGCGCCACGGTCAGTTTGTTCCAGCGTCCGTCGCTCCACAAGCGATGCATCGGGTTCAGCATGTCCAGCAGCGACAGGTAGCGGTCCAGGGGCAGGCCGTCCCAGGTCGGGGTGCCCACTTCTGCGAACGCGACATCGGGCTCGGCCATGTTCACGTACCGTACTTCCCCGGTGTCCTTGTCGCGCAGGAAGGTTCGTACCAGGCGTTGGCGCGAGCGCCGGCCCTGGACATGCTCCAGCAAGGCCAGCAAAGGGCGTTCGCCGGCATCCAGGGTGACATAGTCGAAATAATCGAACACGCGCGGGTCTTTCAATTCGCGCAGTTCGGTATTGACGAATCCCCCACCCAGCACGGTGACGATGTCCGGGTCTTGTGCCTTGATCGTCTGGGCGATGCGGAAAGCCGCATAAACCGAGCCGGGAAACGGCACGGACAACAGCACCACGGTCGGCGCATGCCGCGCCAGCGTCTCCACCGTAAGCTCGCGCAGCGTCTCGTCCACCAAGGTCGGCGCGGCTGCCAGTGCCTGGGCCAAGGGGTCGAACGTGGGCTGGCTGCCGGCCAGCGACTCGGCATAGCGCACGAATTCGAAACGCGTATCCACTGCGTCTCGCAGCACGTCGGCCAGATCGTTCAGATACAGGGTCGCCAGGTGCTTGGCGCGATCCTGCAGGCCGAGGGCGCCGAATGCCCACCCCAGCGGGTCGCCGCCTTCTTCGTCCACGTACACGTCCAAGGTCTTGAAACGCGGTCCCTCGGGCAGGAAGTTGCGGCTTACGATGCGGTGGGCCAGGGTGGAATCGCGGCCTTGCAGGAACCCGATCGTCGGTCCTATCGTGGCCAGGTAGCGGGCCTGCTGCGCCATGAAGGCCTGGACGGTACGGCTGTGTTTTTGCACCGGCAGCGTGGCGATGCGCTCGGCCACGGCACGCAGGCCTTCGGCCGAAAGCAGCCGCAGCACGAGCGCGAGCGCGAGGTCCTCCTGGAAAGACGCAACGCCGCGCGAGCGCAAAAAGCCCGTCAGGTACGCAGTGGAAGGATAAGGCGTGTTCAACTGCGTCATCGGCGGAATGACGGACAACACGCGTAAAGGCAAGGTGGACATGAAGCACGGCAAGGCTGCCGCCGAAGCGGGAATCGCGTCAATTATAGGCAGCACGATGGATCCGGCCGGCTAACAGACGGTCAAAGAGACCTTTCGCGGAGCGCAATCTCCGGGCCGCGCTGCCCTTCAAAGCTGAAGCACATTCGCCCCGATGTCCGGGTCCACCGCCCGCTCCAGGCGGACCGGCATGACGGTAATACTGATCTCCAGCGAGCCGCGACCCACCTCAAGCGCCAGGAGATGGCCACCGAAGGTCCTGAAACTCTCGTCGCCAGCCACGCCGTGGGCATGGATGGCCGGCTTGCCTTCCTTCCACGCCAGGGTGCCGGTGATATTGGTCAGCTCCAACGTCTCCATCGTTTTCGGCCGGTACGCCTTCTTCTCGAAATCGAAGAAGCCGAAGGTCACCGTGCCGGCGAAGCCGAAGCCGCTGATGACGGCCGATGGAACGGATTCCTGCTCCATCAGTGCTTCGAGCCTGGCAAAGGCATCGTCGCCCTGGCGCAGCACCATCAGGAAGCCGGTGGGCGTCGGTATGTAGCGCTTGTGCTCGGTCATCGATTGCAGCCTCATATGATCGTGGGGGTGATACCGCCGTCAACGCGCAAGGCCGCGCCATTGGTCGCGGCCGAAAGCGGGCTGGCGACATAAGCGACGAGGCTGGCGACTTCCTCGGGTTCGATCATGCGCTGGATCAGGGAGCTTGGTCGTTCCTTCGCGAAGTACTCGCGCTCCATTTCTTCCGGGGCCAGATCAGGATTGCTGGCCACGCTGCGCATGAAGTCCTCGATGCCGGCCGACCGCGTGGTGCCGGGCAGCACGGCATTCACGGTGACCCGGGTGCCCTTGGTCGTGCCGGCCAAGCCACGCGAGATGGCGAGCTGGGCGGTTTTGGTCATGCCGTAATGGATCATGTCGGAGGGAATGACCAGGGCGGAGTCGCTGGCAATGAAAATGACCCGGCCCCAGTTGCGTTTCATCATGCCGGGCAAATAATGGCGCGCGAGGCGCGCGCCGCTAAGGACGTTCACATCGAAGAACCGCCGCCAGTCCTCGTCGCTGATCGCGTCGAAGGGCTTGGATTCATAGATGCCCAGATTATTGACCAGGATGTCGATCTCGGGCACGGCCTGGGTCAGAAGGGCCGCGCCCTCCCCGGTCGCCGGGTCGGCCTGCACCGCACGCACGTTCGCGCCGATTTCGGCAACGGCGGCGTCGAGCTTCTGCTGCGAGCGTCCGCAGATCAGGACCTCCGCGCCTTCGAGCGCCAGACGGCGGGCGATCTCAAGGCCTATGCCCGCGGTCGATCCGGTTACCAGGGCAGTTTTGTTCGCAAGTTGCAAATCCATGGCGATTTCCTTTCCTTTGTCGCGTAATGGCCAGAACGGTTGTGCGGAGCAACGGCCATGCCAGGCAACGGGGGCCAGTCATGCTTTCCGATTCGGAGCGGGGCGCCGTCCCCCCCGCACTCGGCACGGCACGGCACGGCACGGCACGGCACGGCACAATCCGGTCTCCCGCGGCAGAATTGGTTCCCTGCGGGCAACACCATGGTCCCCTCGCCGCGTCTACCGCTGCATTCGCCCCACGCCTACCATCTGTCCGTTGCCTGAACAGTTGCAACGCACTTTTCAACCGCCCTGGCCGGCGGCGCCAACCTCCGAGGAAATTCACCATGACCCAACGCGTCAACGCCTTTGCGCAATCGCCCGAGTTTTTCAAGAAATTCGTCGAATTCGGCATGCTGCTGAAATCGGGCGCCATCGAACAGCCCATCCTCGCTCTGGTCGAGATCCGTGCTTCGCAGATGAATGGCTGCGGCTTCTGCCTGGACATGCACGTGAAGCAGGCCAAGATACACGGGGAAAAG
Coding sequences within it:
- a CDS encoding B12-binding domain-containing radical SAM protein gives rise to the protein MSTLPLRVLSVIPPMTQLNTPYPSTAYLTGFLRSRGVASFQEDLALALVLRLLSAEGLRAVAERIATLPVQKHSRTVQAFMAQQARYLATIGPTIGFLQGRDSTLAHRIVSRNFLPEGPRFKTLDVYVDEEGGDPLGWAFGALGLQDRAKHLATLYLNDLADVLRDAVDTRFEFVRYAESLAGSQPTFDPLAQALAAAPTLVDETLRELTVETLARHAPTVVLLSVPFPGSVYAAFRIAQTIKAQDPDIVTVLGGGFVNTELRELKDPRVFDYFDYVTLDAGERPLLALLEHVQGRRSRQRLVRTFLRDKDTGEVRYVNMAEPDVAFAEVGTPTWDGLPLDRYLSLLDMLNPMHRLWSDGRWNKLTVAHGCYWKKCSFCDVSLDYIGRYEGASAKVLADRIDAIVRETGQTGFHFVDEAAPPKSLKALAAELIERNAGISWWGNIRFEKTFTPELCELLADSGCIAVSGGLEVASDRLLNLMKKGVSVDQVARVTRAFTDAGVLVHAYLMYGFPTQTVQDTVDALEYVRQLFENDCIQSGFFHRFACTVHSPVGMNPEQYGVTLQALPPVTFAKNDIGFHDPTGVDHDALGKGLKKAIYNYMHGIGLDEDVRSWFPFKVPRTTVARNRISHALRQRG
- a CDS encoding PPC domain-containing DNA-binding protein, whose translation is MTEHKRYIPTPTGFLMVLRQGDDAFARLEALMEQESVPSAVISGFGFAGTVTFGFFDFEKKAYRPKTMETLELTNITGTLAWKEGKPAIHAHGVAGDESFRTFGGHLLALEVGRGSLEISITVMPVRLERAVDPDIGANVLQL
- a CDS encoding SDR family NAD(P)-dependent oxidoreductase translates to MDLQLANKTALVTGSTAGIGLEIARRLALEGAEVLICGRSQQKLDAAVAEIGANVRAVQADPATGEGAALLTQAVPEIDILVNNLGIYESKPFDAISDEDWRRFFDVNVLSGARLARHYLPGMMKRNWGRVIFIASDSALVIPSDMIHYGMTKTAQLAISRGLAGTTKGTRVTVNAVLPGTTRSAGIEDFMRSVASNPDLAPEEMEREYFAKERPSSLIQRMIEPEEVASLVAYVASPLSAATNGAALRVDGGITPTII